A portion of the Simkania negevensis Z genome contains these proteins:
- the gspE gene encoding type II secretion system ATPase GspE: MIDQEKEDFLLAKRFGLEPVYDLSNYPFIKEKVRRLPYSFVKQRLALPLKEHEGKLLVAISHPYDLEVLEEIRCMTGMDVQEVFCPEPQLKQAIEKCYHQGEKEASLYIEGLKKEGNGHKEEIGEEEYDLLSAQDNSPVVRLLNMIIAEAIQQGASDIHFEPLENEMDIRYRIDGVLQFRHSPPPEMQKQLVTRVKVMAKLDIAEHRLPQDGRIKLNMGGRQIDFRVSTVPVVYGERIVMRILDNSNIVLGLDKIGMAELTLTNLRKYLHQNQGIILVTGPTGSGKTTTLYSAISEIHSEEVNVMTIEDPVEYKLAGIAQIGVNPKIKLSFATGLRHILRQDPDIIMIGEIRDKETAEIAIQSSLTGHLVLSTLHTNDAPSALTRLVDMGIESYLLSSSILAILAQRLVRRICEDCKVGYKPSDTELSELGLKRKSLESDMLYKGEGCGSCFGSGYRGRSGIYELMPVNHGIKMQLLRSADATQLQKAAVESGMKTLREEGAVLANQGVTTTSEVLRVTRQIELYS; encoded by the coding sequence ATGATAGACCAAGAAAAAGAAGACTTTCTCTTAGCAAAACGATTTGGACTTGAACCTGTTTATGATCTGTCAAATTATCCTTTCATCAAAGAGAAAGTCCGCCGCTTACCTTACAGTTTTGTGAAGCAAAGACTCGCCCTTCCCTTAAAAGAACATGAGGGAAAGCTTCTCGTCGCTATCTCCCACCCTTACGACTTAGAAGTGCTCGAAGAGATCCGTTGCATGACTGGAATGGATGTCCAAGAAGTTTTTTGTCCCGAGCCTCAGCTTAAACAGGCGATTGAAAAGTGTTACCACCAAGGTGAAAAAGAAGCTTCGCTTTACATTGAAGGGCTCAAGAAAGAAGGGAATGGTCATAAAGAAGAAATAGGAGAAGAAGAGTACGACCTTCTCAGTGCTCAAGACAATTCTCCCGTTGTCCGGTTGCTCAATATGATCATTGCAGAAGCCATCCAACAAGGGGCCTCAGATATCCACTTTGAACCTCTTGAAAACGAAATGGATATTCGCTATCGGATCGACGGGGTTCTTCAATTTCGCCATTCGCCACCACCCGAAATGCAAAAGCAACTTGTCACACGTGTCAAGGTCATGGCCAAACTCGACATTGCCGAACACCGCTTGCCTCAAGACGGTCGGATCAAACTCAATATGGGGGGGCGGCAAATTGATTTTCGTGTCAGCACCGTTCCTGTCGTTTATGGCGAACGGATTGTGATGCGTATTTTAGACAATAGCAACATTGTCCTCGGACTCGATAAAATCGGCATGGCCGAATTGACGCTGACCAATTTACGCAAATACCTTCATCAGAACCAAGGGATCATCCTCGTCACCGGACCCACAGGAAGTGGGAAGACCACAACGCTTTATAGCGCCATTTCAGAGATTCATTCAGAAGAAGTGAATGTGATGACAATCGAAGATCCGGTTGAATACAAACTTGCAGGGATTGCCCAAATCGGAGTGAATCCCAAGATTAAACTCTCATTTGCAACAGGGTTGCGACACATTCTCAGACAAGATCCTGATATCATCATGATTGGGGAGATTCGTGATAAAGAAACTGCCGAAATTGCCATTCAATCCTCTCTTACAGGCCACCTTGTTCTCAGCACTCTCCACACAAACGACGCCCCTTCCGCCCTGACCCGGCTCGTCGATATGGGCATCGAATCTTACCTCCTTTCTTCATCCATTTTAGCAATTCTTGCCCAACGCCTTGTTCGCCGCATTTGCGAAGACTGCAAAGTGGGGTATAAGCCCTCAGACACCGAACTTTCCGAGCTTGGACTCAAACGAAAATCCTTAGAATCAGACATGCTTTACAAAGGAGAAGGATGTGGCAGCTGCTTTGGATCAGGCTATCGTGGTCGCTCGGGGATTTACGAGCTCATGCCTGTCAATCACGGCATCAAAATGCAACTGCTTCGCTCTGCTGATGCAACGCAGCTCCAAAAAGCTGCTGTCGAATCGGGAATGAAAACATTGCGCGAAGAAGGAGCGGTTTTGGCAAATCAAGGAGTGACCACCACCTCAGAAGTCCTCCGCGTCACCCGTCAAATTGAACTTTACTCATAG
- a CDS encoding type II secretion system F family protein has protein sequence MALFQYSALSPNGKKTIGLINADTLELAKEQLRRQKVLVTKLALYKKQPRDQTLSPPLLLNLTRDLHVLLRAGLPLYDSLLTLQEKYYRTKAHSLLLNLCDQVKEGQHLSEALGHYPRIFDDVYIAMIRAGEESGSLTESFEELSKLIARAQGLKKKITTAMIYPIFLGSFCLIVIGALLFFLIPSMQELFEGRSLHPLTQTVLSLSSFLNENAFWIFSCCGLIFLLFTFYMKQKSGKFFRQKLALSIPVIERLTTEAVMTRFCRVVSVLLRGGVSLLDALKLAKLVMQHHQFEEVISKAEVKVVEGKKLSEELEKSPLIPHLVIRMMAIAEESGNMAKMMQHVSEIYEEDLERSLNRLTSFLQPVILLFLGLVVAVILLSVLLPLTDVSSMIQ, from the coding sequence ATGGCACTATTTCAATACTCAGCACTTAGTCCTAATGGAAAAAAGACAATAGGTTTAATCAATGCCGACACTCTTGAGCTGGCAAAAGAGCAGCTTCGTCGGCAAAAGGTCTTGGTCACTAAGCTAGCCCTATACAAAAAGCAACCACGCGATCAAACCCTATCTCCCCCTTTGCTCTTGAACTTGACCCGTGACTTGCATGTTCTTTTGCGCGCAGGCCTTCCTCTGTATGATAGTTTGCTCACTCTCCAAGAAAAGTACTACCGCACGAAAGCCCACTCTCTTTTGCTGAACTTGTGTGACCAAGTCAAAGAAGGGCAGCACCTCTCCGAAGCCCTTGGCCACTATCCTCGTATTTTTGATGACGTTTACATTGCGATGATACGCGCAGGAGAAGAATCGGGCAGCTTAACAGAAAGCTTTGAAGAGCTCTCTAAATTGATTGCTCGCGCTCAAGGACTCAAGAAAAAAATTACAACAGCGATGATCTATCCGATCTTTTTAGGCAGTTTTTGTCTTATTGTGATAGGAGCTCTGCTCTTTTTTCTTATTCCCTCGATGCAAGAGCTGTTTGAAGGACGTTCCCTGCACCCCCTGACGCAAACAGTTTTATCCCTAAGCTCATTTTTAAATGAAAATGCTTTTTGGATTTTTTCTTGCTGCGGACTTATATTTCTCCTCTTTACCTTTTATATGAAACAAAAATCAGGCAAATTTTTTAGACAGAAGCTCGCGCTCTCCATTCCTGTGATCGAAAGGCTAACAACTGAAGCTGTGATGACCCGTTTTTGCCGCGTTGTTTCAGTCCTTTTACGCGGTGGAGTCTCTCTACTTGATGCGCTTAAATTGGCCAAACTTGTGATGCAGCACCATCAGTTTGAAGAGGTCATTTCAAAAGCAGAAGTCAAAGTTGTCGAAGGAAAAAAACTTTCAGAAGAATTAGAAAAATCCCCGCTCATTCCTCATTTGGTTATCCGCATGATGGCTATTGCAGAAGAGTCGGGCAACATGGCAAAAATGATGCAACACGTTTCCGAAATCTATGAAGAAGATTTGGAGCGGAGTTTAAATCGGTTAACCTCGTTTCTCCAGCCGGTGATACTTCTCTTTTTAGGGCTTGTGGTTGCTGTCATCTTACTTTCGGTTCTCTTACCCTTAACCGATGTAAGTTCCATGATTCAATAA